The following coding sequences lie in one Microbacterium sp. XT11 genomic window:
- a CDS encoding alpha/beta fold hydrolase: protein MNVQIVLVHGIRTSATMWRPQLAFLAERGVQATAVDLPGHGTRMDEDFTLHEALHTIDAAVRAAADAGPVLLVGHSMGGLLSLAYTGGAETPPVAGLIAASCTALPRGAALRAYRMLARAVDSLPDRGQWLTERILAATIPLENRGDFAAGGYALDTQDIALGSLSGLDLATAVARIRVPLWFVNGQYDQLRVNESLFRRLAPHAELIVVPRTTHLVTAMRPTVFNAVLQLAIATLESGDSPAPSP from the coding sequence GTGAACGTCCAGATCGTGCTCGTGCACGGCATCCGCACGTCCGCCACGATGTGGCGACCGCAGCTGGCGTTCCTCGCCGAGCGGGGCGTGCAGGCCACGGCCGTCGATCTGCCCGGTCACGGCACGCGGATGGACGAGGACTTCACGCTCCACGAGGCGCTGCACACCATCGACGCCGCCGTCCGGGCCGCTGCCGATGCCGGACCTGTGCTCCTCGTCGGCCACTCGATGGGCGGGTTGCTCTCGCTCGCGTACACAGGAGGCGCCGAGACGCCGCCGGTCGCCGGCCTCATCGCCGCCTCGTGCACGGCACTCCCGCGCGGAGCGGCGCTCAGGGCCTACCGGATGCTGGCCCGCGCAGTCGACTCCCTGCCCGACCGCGGTCAGTGGCTCACAGAGCGCATCCTCGCCGCGACGATCCCCCTCGAGAACCGAGGCGACTTCGCTGCGGGAGGGTACGCGCTCGACACGCAGGACATCGCCCTCGGAAGCCTCTCGGGGCTCGACCTCGCGACCGCCGTCGCTCGCATCCGCGTGCCTTTGTGGTTCGTGAACGGTCAGTACGATCAGCTGCGCGTGAACGAGTCGTTGTTCCGGAGGCTCGCCCCGCACGCGGAGCTCATCGTGGTCCCCCGCACCACGCACCTCGTCACCGCCATGCGGCCGACGGTCTTCAACGCCGTGCTGCAGCTGGCGATCGCGACGCTGGAGAGCGGCGACTCCCCCGCGCCATCGCCGTGA
- a CDS encoding ABC transporter permease has translation MTTDMIDPTIQPPAGAPGPETTRVATKRLSKWTLYTRRYMRNKGAVAGLVIFALLVLFAVFGPLIARYDHIQMDFLNLSTGPSADHWFGTNSAGNDVFAQVAVGLQRSLMIALTVSIGVTIVSALVGTAAAYFGGWTERIALLVIHFMMVIPSFLLLAMISNKSGGDWRVIALIMIFVIGWYFPARVIWTMALSLREREYVSAARYMGVGGMRIVIRHLLPNIGSLLVINFTLGVVNAVITETGLSFLGFGVKIPDVSLGALIGTGSSSLTTAPWLFYFPAAALTLLTVSMALVADGLRDALDPTSAAGGRA, from the coding sequence ATGACGACCGACATGATCGACCCCACCATCCAGCCGCCAGCGGGCGCCCCCGGCCCCGAGACGACCCGGGTGGCGACGAAGCGGCTCTCCAAGTGGACGCTGTACACCCGCCGCTACATGCGCAACAAGGGCGCAGTGGCCGGCCTCGTCATCTTCGCGCTGCTCGTGCTCTTCGCGGTCTTCGGACCACTCATCGCTCGGTACGACCACATCCAGATGGACTTCCTCAACCTGAGCACGGGTCCGTCGGCCGACCACTGGTTCGGCACCAACAGCGCCGGCAACGACGTCTTCGCCCAGGTCGCCGTCGGTCTCCAGCGGTCGCTCATGATCGCCCTCACGGTCTCGATCGGCGTGACCATCGTGTCGGCGCTCGTCGGCACCGCCGCCGCGTACTTCGGCGGCTGGACCGAGCGCATCGCGCTGCTCGTCATCCACTTCATGATGGTGATCCCGAGCTTCCTCCTGCTCGCCATGATCTCCAACAAGTCGGGCGGCGACTGGCGGGTCATCGCGCTCATCATGATCTTCGTGATCGGGTGGTACTTCCCCGCGCGCGTCATCTGGACCATGGCGCTCTCGCTGCGCGAACGCGAGTACGTCAGCGCCGCGCGCTACATGGGCGTCGGAGGCATGAGGATCGTGATCCGGCATCTGCTGCCGAACATCGGCTCGCTGCTCGTGATCAACTTCACCCTCGGCGTCGTCAACGCCGTCATCACCGAGACCGGTCTGTCGTTCCTCGGATTCGGCGTCAAGATCCCCGATGTCTCCCTCGGAGCCCTGATCGGCACCGGCTCCAGCTCCCTCACCACCGCGCCGTGGCTGTTCTACTTCCCCGCCGCCGCGCTCACCCTGCTCACCGTGTCGATGGCGCTCGTCGCCGACGGCCTGCGTGACGCCCTCGATCCCACCTCGGCGGCAGGAGGCCGCGCATGA
- a CDS encoding ABC transporter ATP-binding protein: MSIVLSVRDLRVSFASEAGRVDAVRGVSFDLEAGKTLGIVGESGSGKSVTSLAIMGLLDENARVTGSIVYDGQELIGKSDKQLSVIRGNGMSMVFQDPLTSLTPVFTIGDQLIEALTVHRSLSKKEAWDRAVELLRLVGITEPERRMKSFPHEFSGGMRQRVVIAIAMANKPKLIICDEPTTALDVTIQAQILDLIEKAQDETGAAVIMITHDMGVVARTADDVMVMYAGKPVEHASAQELFHRTRMPYSIGLLGAIPRVDKAEKEPLTPIKGNPPLLINLPDACPFADRCPIAIDACRAKEPELLPVATGSGATHLAACIRADEIEDGGLLGGLPVYPVREIAESALTRLPREERPVTLEVRNLTKTFPLLKGAFLKRKVGEVHAIKGISFDVREGETMAIVGESGSGKTTTLLQIMDMVKQKDGDIVIAGTSVNDIRSRKVERQLRRDIQIVFQDPMGALDPRMTVADIIAEPMAAIGMPKAEIHRRVDELMDLVGLNPAHSDRFPQAFSGGQRQRIGIARALSTNPKIVVLDEPVSALDVSIQAGVINLLDDLKVKLGLSYLFVAHDLSVVRHIADRVAVMYLGDFVEHGDVDEVFDNPKHPYTQALLSAIPVPDPDIERTRTRVVFDPQTMSTRPVSV; this comes from the coding sequence ATGAGCATTGTTCTCTCCGTCCGCGACCTCCGGGTCAGCTTCGCCTCCGAGGCGGGGCGCGTCGATGCCGTGCGCGGCGTCTCCTTCGACCTCGAAGCCGGCAAGACCCTCGGCATCGTCGGCGAGTCCGGCTCGGGAAAGTCGGTCACCTCGCTCGCCATCATGGGCCTGCTCGACGAGAACGCACGCGTCACCGGGTCGATCGTGTACGACGGTCAGGAGCTCATCGGCAAGAGCGACAAGCAGCTGTCTGTCATCCGCGGCAACGGCATGTCGATGGTCTTCCAGGACCCGCTGACGTCGCTGACGCCGGTCTTCACGATCGGTGACCAGCTCATCGAAGCCCTCACCGTGCACCGCAGCCTCTCCAAGAAGGAGGCGTGGGACCGTGCGGTCGAGCTGCTGCGTCTCGTCGGGATCACCGAGCCGGAGCGGCGCATGAAGTCGTTCCCGCACGAGTTCTCAGGCGGCATGCGCCAGCGCGTTGTGATCGCCATCGCCATGGCGAACAAGCCGAAGCTCATCATCTGCGACGAGCCGACGACGGCCCTCGACGTCACCATCCAGGCGCAGATCCTCGACCTCATCGAGAAGGCCCAGGACGAGACGGGCGCTGCCGTGATCATGATCACCCACGACATGGGTGTGGTCGCGCGCACCGCCGACGACGTGATGGTCATGTACGCGGGCAAGCCGGTCGAGCACGCATCGGCGCAGGAGCTCTTCCATCGCACGCGGATGCCGTACTCCATCGGCCTGCTCGGTGCGATCCCGCGCGTGGACAAGGCCGAGAAGGAACCGCTGACGCCGATCAAGGGCAACCCGCCGCTCCTCATCAACCTGCCTGACGCGTGCCCCTTCGCCGACCGCTGCCCCATCGCGATCGACGCCTGCCGCGCCAAGGAGCCGGAACTGCTCCCGGTCGCCACGGGCTCTGGTGCCACGCACCTCGCAGCCTGCATCCGAGCGGACGAGATCGAGGACGGCGGTCTGCTCGGCGGTCTCCCTGTCTACCCGGTGCGCGAGATCGCGGAGAGCGCGCTCACCCGCCTCCCCCGCGAAGAACGCCCCGTCACCCTCGAGGTGCGCAACCTCACGAAGACCTTCCCCCTGCTGAAGGGCGCGTTCCTCAAGCGCAAGGTCGGCGAGGTGCACGCCATCAAGGGCATCAGCTTCGACGTGCGCGAGGGCGAGACGATGGCGATCGTCGGCGAGTCCGGATCGGGCAAGACCACGACCCTCCTGCAGATCATGGACATGGTCAAGCAGAAGGACGGCGACATCGTGATCGCCGGCACCAGTGTCAACGACATCCGCAGCCGCAAGGTCGAGCGGCAGCTGCGCCGTGACATCCAGATCGTCTTCCAGGACCCCATGGGTGCGCTCGACCCGCGGATGACCGTGGCCGACATCATCGCCGAGCCCATGGCCGCGATCGGGATGCCGAAGGCGGAGATCCACCGCCGCGTCGACGAGCTCATGGACCTCGTCGGGCTCAACCCCGCCCACAGCGACCGGTTCCCGCAGGCGTTCTCGGGAGGCCAGCGACAGCGCATCGGCATCGCGAGGGCGCTATCGACCAACCCGAAGATCGTCGTGCTCGACGAGCCGGTGTCCGCGCTCGACGTGTCGATCCAGGCCGGCGTGATCAACCTCCTGGACGATCTGAAGGTCAAGCTGGGGCTGTCGTACCTCTTCGTCGCGCACGACCTCTCGGTGGTGCGCCACATCGCCGACCGCGTCGCCGTGATGTACCTCGGCGACTTCGTCGAGCACGGTGACGTCGACGAGGTCTTCGACAACCCGAAGCACCCGTATACGCAGGCCCTGCTCTCGGCGATCCCGGTCCCTGACCCCGACATCGAGCGCACGCGCACGCGCGTGGTGTTCGATCCGCAGACCATGAGCACGAGGCCCGTCTCCGTCTGA
- a CDS encoding ABC transporter family substrate-binding protein — MKHKKLAGAVAISGVLALALAGCASGSGNTGGGDNGGGETVETKAADYNPQPRENLKEGGEVHFEINEIPEQLNAFNSDASADTARLWYYFMPQILLVSPEGEVYKNDAYLDKYEIGEKDGNTTVTFTFTDKAHFNDGTDMDWTAIDATWKANRSTEEGFNPNATDGYKQIKSVEQGDTAKTAVVTFDGIYAWPSMAFLTGGVLNPKHADADTFNNAYIGNLHAEWGAGPYTVDEFDANSGFVSFKPNPEWWGNAPLLDKVTFQALEDDAAINAFKNGEIDQVEAGSEDRLKQVEDVDGAVVRRAQQTAKTVLMVDADKPQFEDLNVRKAFFMGVNIDQQKQIAWNGLGYKEEPAGSLNMYSFQDGYVDAFAEAGLKYDVDEAKKLLDEAGWKVGSDGIREKDGVKFSVVYPIFSNSPVQEALAKSLQAQEKELGIDLKIEVRSSNDFSNDFTSKNWDIFSLRFTDSDPFGPAWMCQLYCSDSSLNLSGTGTPEIDKMIADDVESQKDSKSWTDAAMKAESKIIEETWGVIPLYNGPSIYVVQEGLANLTPEPYVGLDLFGVTPVEDLGWEK; from the coding sequence ATGAAGCACAAGAAGCTGGCGGGGGCGGTCGCGATCAGCGGCGTCCTCGCCCTCGCCCTCGCGGGTTGCGCGAGCGGTTCCGGGAACACCGGTGGCGGGGACAACGGCGGCGGCGAGACGGTCGAGACCAAGGCGGCCGACTACAACCCCCAGCCGCGTGAGAACCTCAAGGAGGGCGGCGAGGTCCACTTCGAGATCAACGAGATCCCGGAGCAGCTGAACGCCTTCAACAGCGACGCCAGCGCCGACACCGCACGTCTGTGGTACTACTTCATGCCCCAGATCCTCCTGGTCTCGCCGGAGGGCGAGGTCTACAAGAACGACGCGTACCTCGACAAGTACGAGATCGGCGAGAAGGACGGCAACACCACCGTCACCTTCACCTTCACCGACAAGGCGCACTTCAACGACGGCACCGACATGGACTGGACCGCCATCGACGCCACGTGGAAGGCCAACCGCTCGACCGAAGAGGGCTTCAACCCGAACGCGACCGACGGCTACAAGCAGATCAAGTCCGTCGAGCAGGGCGACACCGCCAAGACCGCCGTCGTCACGTTCGACGGCATCTACGCCTGGCCGTCCATGGCGTTCCTCACCGGCGGTGTGCTGAACCCGAAGCACGCTGACGCCGACACGTTCAACAACGCCTACATCGGCAACCTCCACGCCGAGTGGGGTGCCGGCCCCTACACCGTCGACGAGTTCGACGCCAACAGCGGCTTCGTCTCGTTCAAGCCGAACCCCGAGTGGTGGGGCAACGCTCCGCTCCTCGACAAGGTGACCTTCCAGGCCCTCGAGGACGACGCGGCGATCAACGCGTTCAAGAACGGTGAGATCGACCAGGTCGAGGCTGGTAGCGAGGACCGCCTCAAGCAGGTCGAGGACGTGGACGGCGCCGTCGTGCGTCGCGCACAGCAGACCGCCAAGACCGTGCTCATGGTCGACGCGGACAAGCCGCAGTTCGAGGACCTCAACGTCCGCAAGGCCTTCTTCATGGGCGTCAACATCGACCAGCAGAAGCAGATCGCGTGGAACGGCCTCGGCTACAAGGAGGAGCCGGCGGGCTCCCTCAACATGTACTCGTTCCAGGACGGCTACGTCGACGCGTTCGCCGAGGCCGGCCTGAAGTACGACGTGGACGAGGCGAAGAAGCTCCTCGACGAGGCCGGCTGGAAGGTCGGCTCCGACGGCATCCGCGAGAAGGACGGCGTGAAGTTCTCGGTCGTCTACCCGATCTTCAGCAACAGCCCGGTCCAGGAGGCCCTGGCCAAGTCGCTGCAGGCTCAGGAGAAGGAGCTCGGCATCGACCTGAAGATCGAGGTGCGTTCGTCGAACGACTTCTCGAACGACTTCACGTCGAAGAACTGGGACATCTTCAGCCTCCGCTTCACCGACTCCGACCCGTTCGGACCGGCCTGGATGTGCCAGCTCTACTGCTCGGACAGCAGCCTGAACCTGTCGGGCACCGGCACGCCGGAGATCGACAAGATGATCGCCGATGACGTCGAGTCGCAGAAGGACTCGAAGAGCTGGACCGACGCTGCCATGAAGGCCGAGTCGAAGATCATCGAGGAGACCTGGGGCGTCATCCCGCTCTACAACGGCCCGTCGATCTACGTGGTCCAGGAGGGTCTCGCGAACCTCACGCCGGAGCCCTACGTGGGTCTCGACCTCTTCGGTGTCACCCCCGTCGAGGACCTCGGCTGGGAGAAGTAA